One endosymbiont 'TC1' of Trimyema compressum genomic window, AGAAGAGAGTTTTTAATCTATCATGGTTTGACGCCAGCTGAAGCAGATGTTTATGGAGCAAATTATGTTATGAGAAGTATTAGTCCTCATATTTACGAAAATGCAAGAACAATTAAATCCAGATTGGTCTGTTCATGGAAATTGGGGTGCTGATTTTGTAGCTAATAAACTGCCTGATATTTGGGCTTTAAGGGTGAATGAACAATCAAGCCCAGAAAAACAGAATTCCAATTAAAGAAGCAATTATTGATTTTAATGGAGATAAGGCTATTTTTGGTGTTGATTATAATTGGAAAGAGGATATTGGCAATTCTTATATTTCATTGCCTTTCTATACTAGAGCAGATGAAAAGTTTATGTATTCAAATGACCTAACGAATGGCTATAATAATAGTAGTCCTTGGACAGATACCGTAGAGGATTATTTTGCATTAGAAACAAGAGCTAGTTTTGATTATCCAGGTGAGACGGAATATTATTATAAGGGGAGAGACTATAACATTGTTCTATACAACCCTCATGCTACAGGATCCTCAGATAGACAAGAGCCCATAAATACAGCAGATGGTAACATTGCAACCTGCTATTATTTAGAATTTAAAAATTTTAATGACCCTGTTTTATTACCAGGTAGTACAGAATATTATTATCCGAATATGTTTAAAAATACAGCAGATACAACAACTATTACGTTATCCAGTAGACCTTTTTTAAAAGAAATGAATATACCGATTTTCAATTATTCTGGAAGCATTGTCTATAAGCAAGTTATTCATTGGATTAATCCAGAAGCCCCTGTAATTGATGGACTAACCAATATAAAGATTACAGCAGGTACACTTTTTGATCCTTTAGCTGGTGTAACAGCCTATGACCCAACAAGAGATGGGGAAAATCCAAGACGGCTTAACACCAAAGGATATTACGAGTAGTATTGTTATTGTATCAGGTAGTGTAGATATTAATACACCAGGGACCTATGTAATTGTCTATAAAGTCTCACATTAGCCCTTATGGCATAGAAACAACAGGAGAACGCATTATTACTGTTGTAGCTTCTGATAATGGTGGCGGTGATAATAATTTGGTTCTGGAATAACTGGTGGTGGTACACTACCAGGTAATGGTAATGAAAAGCTATATGTTTTAGGAATATCTTTGTTAACCTTAGGTAGTTTTATGATTTTAAGAAAAAATCAAATAAGTAATATGAAACAGCAAAGAGTCTTGGTAGTTTTACCAAGACTCTTTGCTGTTTCAATCTAATTTATTTTGCAATTTTATTGAATAGTTCCACAATTTCTTATATTTTTTCTTGCTCATTACCAGTTTCAAATGCTTCTTTGACACAACCGGATAGATGACTTTCTATAATGAGTTTATTTGTTTTTCTTAAAATAGCTTCTGTGGCCATAATAGGAAAGTACCTGATACAATTAATCTGTTTTTCATATTCTTAAGTTCATCATTAAGTATATTTTTTTCTTTTGAATTGTTTTTTCTTCTTTTCTATCTTTGTCTACTAGTGTTGCACCAAAACCAATATCTGTAACTGCTTTAATAATATTTTCACTTGAAATCTTTTTTTCATCAAAATCAACTTTCATATTATTTGCTAATAAATTTACATTAACATTGTTTACTCCTGTAAGTTTGCTAACGGTTTTTCAATATTAGCAGAGCATGAGGAACAGCTCATACCGTTAATATCATAATTTTGTTTCATAATTCACCTCCGATTACAACACCCGTGGGGGGATATGTATAAAGTTTATTACTTTATAGCTTAATTGTCAATAAAAAAGTTAGCTAATTTTAACTTCTAATTATATAAGTGATATCAAGCTAAGGAAAAGATATAAATAGAAGTTAATTGTTTAACATGACTGTTAATTTTGGTATAATAATAAAGTATAGTTTTTTAATATGGAGAAGTATTATCTCTCCATATTTAAGGGAATTGAATACATAGGCAAATGTAATTA contains:
- a CDS encoding immunoglobulin-like domain-containing protein → MGKIQDGLTPKDITSSIVIVSGSVDINTPGTYVIVYKVSH
- a CDS encoding metal-sensing transcriptional repressor, which encodes MATEAILRKTNKLIIESHLSGCVKEAFETGNEQEKI